Below is a genomic region from Streptomyces roseoviridis.
CACCTCCGACGCCCAGCTGCTGCGCTATCCGGCCTCCCAGGTGCGGCCGCAGGGCCGGCCGGCCGGCGGCATGGCCGGCATCAAGCTGTCGGCGGGCGCCGAGGTGATCTCCTTCACCGCGGTGGACCCGGCGGCGGACGCGGTCGTCTTCACGGTGGCCGGTTCTTCGGGCACGCTCACCGGGGCGGCGCCGACCTCGGCCAAGCTCACCCCCTTCGACCAGTACCCGCGCAAGGGCCGCGCGACCGGCGGCGTCCGCTGCCAGCGCTTCCTGAAGGGCGAGGACGTCCTGCTCCTCGCCTGGGCGGGCGCGACCCCGGCCCGCGCCGCCCAGAAGAACGGCACCCCGGTCGACCTCCCCGAGCCCGACCCGCGCCGCGACGGCTCGGGCACGCCGCTCGCGAAGCCGGTCGACGTGGTGGCGGGCCCCCCCGGCTTCCTGACGCCCGCACCGGACAGCCGACCCCCGTCGTACCCGGCCGAACGGCCGCGCCCGGCGGGGGTCACGTCGTTCTCGCACCGTACCGACCTGCGCAAACGCCGGACGCGCCGCTCGGAGGCCCGATAGCCTCGGCCCGGAGATCTGCCGGGTCCGCCCGGCGGATCCTGTGCCGAGCAGAGGAAGGCCGCGTTGACGGACGAAGCATTCAGCATCGACAAGCGCCCGCTGCGGGACCTGCTGCGGCAGGTCGAGGACGGCAGGGCGCAGCTGCCCGAGTTCCAGCGGGGCTGGGTGTGGCCGCATCCGAACATCACCGCGCTGCTCGCCTCCGTCTCCCAGGGTTTCCCGGTCGGCACGGTCATGACGCTGCAGTCCGGCGGTGACGTCCGCTTCAAGCACCGCCCCATCGAGGGCGCCACCCCTCCCCCGGGTACGGAGCCGGAGACGCTGGTCCTCGACGGGCAGCAGCGGCTCACCTCGCTCTTCCAGTCGATCCGGCTCGGACGGCCGGTGGAGACCCAGGACGTGCGCAAGCAGCGGGTGTCGGGCTGGTTCTACGCCGACATGCGCGCGGTCCTGGACGGACAGACCGACCGTGAGGACGCCATCCGGTTCCTGCCGAAGGACAGGATCGTGCGGAACTTCCGCGGCGAGGTGCTGGAGGACTACTCGACCCCTGAGAAGGAGTACGGGGCGGACCTCTTCCCGCTGCGGTACGTCATGAACCCCCGCGACTGGGAGTCGGGCTACCAGGACTTCTGGGACTTCGACAAGGAGAAGCTGCGCTTCTGGAGGGACTTCGACGAGGAGTTCGTCCGGCGCTTCGACCGCTATCAGATGCCCGTGATCTCCCTCGGCAAGAACACCGCCCGCCAGGCCGTCTGCCAGGTCTTCGAGAACGTCAACACGGGCGGCGTCTCCCTCACCGTCTTCGAGCTGCTCACGGCCACGTTCGCGGCGGACGAGTTCGACCTCAGGCGGCACTGGAAGGAAGAGGTGAAGGCCGCCTGGGAGGCACCGGAGTACCGGATCCTGAAGGACGTGTCGAACACCGACTTCCTCCAGTCGGTGACGCTGCTCGCGACCGCCGCGCGGCACGAGGAGGCGGTCGCGGACGGCGTACCGGAAGAGCGCCGTCCGCGCATCGGCTGCAAGCGCAAGGACATGCTGGAGCTCTCCCTCGACGAGTACGTGCGCTTCGCGCCGCTCGTCGTCCAGGGGTTCAAGGGCGCGGCCAAGTTCCTGCGCCAGCAGTACGTGTTCGACACCAGGTTCCTGCCGTACGGCACCCAGCTCATCCCGCTCGCCGCGATCCTGGCGCAGGCGGGACAGGACGCGCAGAGCGCCGGGGCGCAGTCCAAGCTCGCGCGCTGGTACTGGTGCGGGGTCTTCGGCGAGCTCTACGGAGGCTCGACGGAGACCCGGTTCAGCCACGACCTGCCGGACGTCGTCGGCTGGATCCGGGGCACCTCCGGCGAGCCGAGGACCGTGGAGGCGGCCCAGTTCGCCCCGGGCCGGCTGCTGACCCTGCGGACCCGTAACAGCGCCGCGTACAAGGGCATCTACGCACTGCTCCTCAAGGCCGGGGCCATGGACTGGCGCACCGGGGAGAAGGCCGAGATCACCGGGTACTTCGACGAGTCGATCGACATCCACCACATCTTCCCCAAGGCGTGGTGCCACGCGGAGCGGCAGGACCCGGACCTGTACAACTCGATCGTCAACAAGACCCCGCTGACCGCCCGCACCAACCGGATCATCGGCGGCAACGCACCGTCCGACTACCTGGTGAAGCTCGCGAGGAGCGCGGAGACCACGGCGGAGCAGGTGCAGAGCCACATCCGGTCCCATCTCGCCGCTCCCGAGCACATGGCGACGGACGACTTCCCGGCGTT
It encodes:
- a CDS encoding GmrSD restriction endonuclease domain-containing protein, which translates into the protein MTDEAFSIDKRPLRDLLRQVEDGRAQLPEFQRGWVWPHPNITALLASVSQGFPVGTVMTLQSGGDVRFKHRPIEGATPPPGTEPETLVLDGQQRLTSLFQSIRLGRPVETQDVRKQRVSGWFYADMRAVLDGQTDREDAIRFLPKDRIVRNFRGEVLEDYSTPEKEYGADLFPLRYVMNPRDWESGYQDFWDFDKEKLRFWRDFDEEFVRRFDRYQMPVISLGKNTARQAVCQVFENVNTGGVSLTVFELLTATFAADEFDLRRHWKEEVKAAWEAPEYRILKDVSNTDFLQSVTLLATAARHEEAVADGVPEERRPRIGCKRKDMLELSLDEYVRFAPLVVQGFKGAAKFLRQQYVFDTRFLPYGTQLIPLAAILAQAGQDAQSAGAQSKLARWYWCGVFGELYGGSTETRFSHDLPDVVGWIRGTSGEPRTVEAAQFAPGRLLTLRTRNSAAYKGIYALLLKAGAMDWRTGEKAEITGYFDESIDIHHIFPKAWCHAERQDPDLYNSIVNKTPLTARTNRIIGGNAPSDYLVKLARSAETTAEQVQSHIRSHLAAPEHMATDDFPAFFAARKAALLARVAAETGKSIADDAVEHADAAG